The nucleotide sequence ATGACTCCCAACAAGTAATCAAATTAGGCTCGTGTCGTGATGATCCCTTCTCTTTCCAAATTCCTTGTCATACATAAATCGAATTAGTCAAAGATAGATCCAAATCCCTAAATGATGTGACACCCCCATATCATTACCACCCGCTTAATATTCTCTAATTAAGGATTTTAGGTTTCCATTTTCTTAATAACATAGGAGATACAGTTGTCTTACATTATCTTGGGATAAGTATAAAAAAGTTATTCATTCTAATAATATCCTTTGTTATATCCCCTCTTCGAAATCATCAACGTCAAACGGAGATTCATGCATGCATGATTTACATTTGtattttaacaaacaaaaaaaaatgatttacatttgtattttcaaattgaGTTGNNNNNNNNNNNNNNCCCCCCCCCCCATATCATTACCAGCGGCTTAATATTCTCTAATTAAGAATTTTAGGTTTCCATTTTCTTAATAACATTGGTGATAGGTTTACAGTTTTATTACATTATCTTGGGATAAGTATAATAATATCCTTGTTATATCCCCTCTTCGAAATCATCAACGTCAAACGGAGATTCATGCATGCATGATTTacatttgtattttcaaattgaGTTGTTTTATTGTTACTTAGCTCCTCTACGTCGATTCCCACAACTTAGTTGATATAGATGAAACTGTTAAATGTGAATGTAATCTAGTCCGAGGAAAAAAATGTTAACATTTACTGTATTATATAATAGAGGTAACAGGAAACAACGGACAGTAATTTTGTGTAACGCCAAAAGAGAGTGCGTACGTTTTGCTTTTGTCATTACATTACACAACCAACGAGGAGGAATCTTTATTTCTCGTGGGTGGGGGATATCGCCACTATGTTGTGTCAACCAAAAACTGTATTATGTTAATAGCAGAACTAAATTAAGAatttaatgttataaaaaaacattgtattGTTCGGAAGAGGTGAAAACTCATAAATTGGTTTAACTTATAACACTCGTGGTTTTAATTGTCTACTTGTTTCGACTAATTTTCGGGTAAATACAGTAGGAGAAGATTCATAAAAAGGTTTtacttattataattataatataaaccaAATCTTTATACAACTTACCTAGTAAGTAATTGAGTGTATAAGTAGTTGTCGTCTAGTTGTTTTGTCTGGTACTCTCTGGTTGATTGAAGTTACGTATATATACTAACTCCTCGCAAAATGAaggttgtaaaataaaataaaaagaggatCCACTCAACAACACACTATAAAACATGGGCATAAACGTAAATAAGTAAATGTAACCGACCATGTGAGAGATCTagacatatataaaaacttttgacttcttcttcatgtttgtAGTCCTCAAAAGTCTctgaaacagaaaagaaaatggaaaagaaacTTGGGATTATGTTCTTCCTTTTTGTagttcttcttattcttcagTTCTCTGAGCTTCGTACGGCTCATCAACGTTCTTTGCAAGGGGATAACGAAGGTATATACTACTCTAATATATACCATGTAATATATAGAGTATAGACCCATGCATTAGCATcatgcatgtatatatgtataacctatatatacttgtatattaaaaagtattttaagAAACTTTTCTCCGAGCTTTGGCAAAACTTGATTGCCGGAAACAATGggaactctttttattttataactagaTTTTAttccgcggtacaccgcgtagctatattttattttagaaaagaaaaatataatttgattagtagattaattatatatatatatatatgagtatatgactaatgttttgcatattttaaatctttatcctttatatttatacattaattaaaatttaacctatGTTCTAgcatttgattaataaaatttaaaatttatgctaATGTTGCTATAACCCGATTTGAAATAAACCttgttttatgagatttttaacatttataaatctaaaaattcataatattttaatttttattaagtttaacatagaaataatctttttttttaaatggtgttaaaatataaaaggtatatttattttatttaataatttagatagaactaattagtttctataaatacatttcaaatttatttataacaattaaaccaaaatttatggCATATGCTCATCTAACAATTACTATGTATAacaattagtttttattaaaaaaatgaatttaagtAATATTTAATGTCAGTGGCATTCCCTGTAAATAGTActgaacttcaggatttatttcataattgtctccaaaaatgtatatatagaagtaTAGAATCACAATTTTTCCCTTATGATATAATTATCTTGTGGATCATTTagaggtttttattttattttttattttaataattatcatTTAGAGTTTTAAGATATTGAATATTTCAACGATTTCCATGTGATCCGTGATTGCTCCTTAAGTtcgatatgaaaaaaaaaatcaaaccaccaATTAAATGTATGAAAATTACATATGTGATAAATGTAAAGCCTTTTCAATGACCCATAATTCAAATCTTAGCATGAAATATTAGGTTCCGATCACTTGCGCCGTAGGAACCTTGGGACCATATTTGGTTATAGTCTTATAGATCCTCAATGAGTGACAAAAAGGAGAGATCTTTAAATCTACTGCATGTTCTTGTTAAAAATCTGCTGAACTATTTCTCTCTCAccaatttttacattttttctctttcacattcttttttacgtcaaaaaaaagaagaaaaaggaaacaagaatgATAATTGGGTTTGGGCTAAGGCTACACAAGCAGATAAGGCTTCTGAGATGGCCCAAGAATTATCCcaggtaagtttttttttttttttaaccgaCCTTAATTATATTACATTcgtaaattaaaatttttatattctccTGAATATTTTGGTTCAAAGCTGATGGGTGAAGAGAAGTGTGAGGAGAGGGATGAAGAGTGTACGAAGAGAAGGATGATCACTGAATCTCACTTGGACTACATCTACACTCAAAGCCACGACAAGCCTTAACCATCCCCCACCccacctctttatttatttatatttatcattattattatgtgaAACTTAAAATAAAGTTTAGTCTGTAAACACGAgtaaatcaaaaattataaaataataagtaatttgTATTGTGGCAGCAATATATGtatgcagaaaataaaaataaaagatgtatttccatttttttgttatttacatatatatgaagGGTTTGAGGCATAACAAACCTAACAGAGAACAAACAAAGCAGAGTTGGGGGAGATATGCAGAAGAATAATCCAGTTCCAGGGGACGTAGTGTTCGAGATTCTGTTGAGGTTGCCTGCCAAATCTATAGGCAGGTTCGTTTGCGTATCAAAGTTATGGGAAAGAATCATCCGCGGTGAGGATTTCGTGAGATGGTTCTCGTTACGGTCTTCCCCAAAGAAGCAGCCTCGCTTCCTCTTTGCTGTCAATGGTAGAACAAAGACTTGTCAAGAATACTTCCACTTTTTCTCCAAACAAACTCtggtggaagagaagaaaccacTTCCACTTGCTGAGTTTCTATCAAGTACGGTGTCTCATTCAAAGGAACTGCGTTACCAGGAGCCTTGTTATGTCCATGGGTTGATCAATTTTTTATATGGTCAAGAACAAGTCGTAAGTAATCCCACTAACCTTACCCACTCTCAACGCCACTGATGTCATCGTCAGATCCTTTTTAGGATATGATCCGGTTAATGCCCAATACAAAGTCTTGTGCTTGTTCACCAATGTTACTCGGTTTCGTGGACATCAAGTGATCACATTGGGAGGAGCTCAAAATTGGAGAACGATCCAATGCCCCACTCCTCACCTTCCCTTAGGACCTAACTCTGTCTGCATAGATGGCGTTTTATATTACACTGCTTCCGGTTCCTTTGCCAACATGGAACAACAACTCTTGGTAGGGTTTGATTTGAGGTCTGAAACTTTGGAAATTGCTTCCATACTTCCCAAGAGGGGCATGGGTTTTAATAAGTTGCTTAACTACCATGGGAAAGTAGCTCTTGTCACTCGAGCGTGGGGTGAACGCTACACTTTCATTCTGTGGGTTCTAAAGGACGCCAAGAGACAAGATTGGTCGAAACAACGCCTATCTTTTTCTCTAAATAGTATTGAGAGAAAACATCATTCCTGTTTGAAAATGTTGGGCGTTTCTGAGATGGGAGAGTTTGTCTATGCATCCATCCAGTTTAAAGAGTTGTATGTTTACTTTGTGGATCACAAAAGCAACCGGGTTAGAAGTGTTGAGCTACTAGGAAACACCAAGCATATAATTGGAAATTTTGATACATCATTCTTACATCACGTAGAAACTCTTATGTTTATTTAGagttacagagagagagagagagagtttcatGTAATCAATCATGTTGCTGCTTGCCTGCTTCTaagcttgtttgtttttcaACTAGTCTGTTCTAAGCTTTACTATATATGAGtctttgttttcacttttgaatcttttagttaaaaaagaaaagaagaagaagaagacacataGAGAGAAAGAGCTTTTGCATTTGTACCTGGGACATGAATGATTGTGGAGATTCAAACCAGACAGCTTTAGAGAGAAGAATCCTCAAAGAAACATCGTTCCACTTCAGACCTGCAAACATTTGATTACTCCACCAGATAAAAAACCCAAAGATTCAGACTAAAACATAGTTAAGTGTAATCCATAATAAACAATGTGAAAAAACCTGGATTCTGAATAAGAAAGGCACAATCAaactcattattattatatgtaaaagAGTGCATTCAAAATGAATAATGAATTAATAGTTCACCCGATAATAAACGGGTTTCTAGTCTGGTCTAAACTATATTATATGAAAAGCTCTTAAGGATCATCCATTGGCgtattatcatcatcaccacttGGCCAGTTGAATCCAGTCTCTGTGATTCCTGCAGCAAATTGTTCCCAGTAGACATCAGGcaaaccaccaccaccacttgtTGTTTCTGCAACAGAACCAAACTCTGAGACATCGTTATAGTCCACTGTGTTTCCCCATACATCGGTGTTGCTGAAAGCTGGTATTGTAGTATCAAAACCTATACTCCATGTTGTCTCTTCTTGTTTGACAAGTCCTTCAGGAGATGGGAAGGTCATTAAGTAATCTGGTTCTGtcatctcttcttctgataGATTCATCAAGTTCTTGCCTTTGGGATCAGCTCCTCCTATGCTTGAAGTCATCCCTTGTTGGTCAGAGAGTAGAGTGTTCTCAGTCTCTTCGTCATACATTAGCAATCTCTCCCAATCATCAGCTTCACACTTCACCATCTCCCCTGCTGTTGGAGAATCCTGAGGCTGCTGCTGTTTGTGCTTGATGAACTTCCTTGTCGCCTTTTCCAATCCGAGTGctcctttttctcttcctttgaGGTTATTGAGGCGTTCCAAGAAACCAGGGTTCTGAAACAACTTAGCCAAGAAAGAGAGCAACTGCTTCTGACGTTGCTCTGCAGCTTTCAGACTCTGGTTCACAGAGTCAACGTGGCGAGCTGTACCTCTGCTTTGCTGCTGAAGCTCAACCATTTCCTCCATCAATGCACGCCGCTCTTTCCTAAGTTTCTCTATCTCTCCTCCAACCTCAGTAGGTGACCCTTGGCTTTGGCTGCAGCTACTACTAGTGCAAGTTTGGTTGGATTGTGGTGATGATCGACGACGTTGAATGTTCTTGAGAAGATGCTTCTTGCCTCTAAGGAAAGCCTCGTTAGCGAATTCCCATTTGTCAGTATCAATCTTTCGAAATCCCTGGAAACATTTCCAACCCCCAAGAACAACTCAAAAATAGCTCAAGAACCAAATAAGAGAACAACAAACCATGATTTACATCAAGATCACACCAGCAAATTGCAATCAAAATAGGTTAACGTCTGTGTAAATCATAACTTAAGTTAGAAGATTCTACCTTTTTAATAAGAGTGAAGGTCATGTGAGTAAAAACAGTAGCGAAGGTAACATTGTGAGGAAATAACAAACAGAACACGAAACCATAGTTATATACAAAGAGTAGTATCTTGGTCTCAACAAGATTACAAGGATAATATAAAACATCCAAGTCAAAATTTTGATAGATACAAAAATTCAGTGTTACAATGGTGTAGAGATTGCACAAATCCcaaaagaatcaaaattaaaagttaTTCAAAAACCAGTTTCGAGAatctaatacaaaaaaaaatttgtgttttgagTATCAAAAACATTACAGAAAcatatacaaaccaaaaaattgaaaaatcagCAGCAGCCATGTTTAactatctacaaaacaaaaagcagagaagagaagagattagaAGATAAAAAAAGGTTACAGTAATTGTAAGGGGGAGTGATGATACCCACATAAGTGTTAAGCTGTCTGACGAAGCTGGAGAAATTGTTATGTTTGAAATTCCTAGGGAGAATGGTCCTGGCGAACTCGAGAGGATCCCAAACGACGAAACTGGCACCGGTGAGTCCCCAAGAGATGACAGGGTCAAGAGTCGGGTCATCAACCAAATCAAAAGTCTTGGACAAAAAGGGAGGGACTTGATTCCCTTGCAAGATGTCTAGTGGCATAGGGAGTGGAGGAGTAGGAGGAGAACATATGGTGTCAGTGTCGACGTAGTGGAGAGACCCTGGTGGTACTgaaattggagttggtttggaaaaaaaatcatctttttttggGCTCATTGTTGATAAAAAGAAGCGAAATTTTTACGGTTTActgagtgagagagaaagagaaattaaGGAAGGGTGTGGGTATGATAATGAGGGATTAAGAAAGGAAGAGAGGTGTTTGTAAGGGTTTATAAAGGTTTAGGGAGAAGAAGGAAGTAACCGACTAAACtgtagattgaaaaaaaaaaaaaatctcagggGAAAAGAGAGGCGGTGGGATGATGGGTGGGTCAGTTTTCCGCCACCGTGGATTCATCTTCGTcgtcatcttctttctttgattcGTTGGTTTGTATTTGGGTGAACTGTGAACACCACCGACATTGAAGAAGTTGTTTCTTTCCTTGCATCTTCGCTTCTCTCTCTGATTTGCCCAAGGGGAGAAAGTGGGACCCACGTGATCTTTGGatattttttaagatatttatttaaaaagaggAAAGGAGTGATATAGCGTGTTTGCCAGGTCAGCTTTCTACTTTGGTCCCTCACGacaatcacacacacacacagattCGTTTTCTCgcgtttccttttttttaagacttttttcaaatattttttatttttttgtgtctgCTTTAGATTACAGAGAGTCCTATCATTTTAATTTACGCCATTACCAAATCCATCAAACGATATACATATACTagtggtctttttttttcttgtaattatgAAATCTGGTTATATCGTTCTCTCATAAGTGGAGGTCAAAATTACTTATAAGCGAAGGCAAACACAAATACACTTAAGATATTTTTCAGTTCCTTGTGTTTAACGATCTGAGATATTTTggactctgtttttctttttttctttttttataagttcAAGAACCTTACGATTAAATTAGTAAATCTCATATTTTAACTTACAAAATCGACTTTCCTATTTTGTGTATAGTCTCCAAAAGTTACTCTTTCTTTGGTTTCTGATTCATTTCTGTTGGTTATTATAGTTCAAGGCCAGACTAACCGTAGGGGTCACAATAGATAAATATGTTAATTCCAACGTATCATATATTGCCTTTGCAAAAAAATCCTTTGACAGCAGCATTCCAGAGCTGCTCTTTTTTACTCTCGCTTAGTAAGTAACTAATTTATCCGTGTATGAATGTACAACAAcgtaattaaataattataacttTTAAGTGCATTACACTACTACAAGAGATAACAACAACATATATTGCATTGCTTACCCTTTGGGACTAGATAGATATTCCCCCCACTCACTGTTTCCattactacattttttttttccctcccTGTCACAATAGTCATGTACATTTTAACAATctgcaacataaaaaaaaaatagcaaaacagCAGACAAAGTTCGCAAAATCTATAAGAACCGCGACTGTTTAGGATATGACCGACAGCTCATGAGGAATGTACCTTATAAGCTATCTTAACTAGTGCCTCCCCTCCTGGGCAGCAAAAGAATGCTGAGAGTATATGTGCATATCGTGATTATAACAACTTTCAAATGGGCTGGGTGGGATTTTACAAATCCGAGCGGTTCGGCGGAGGAACCGCTGATTTGATCAATGGTCTTAGCAAGGCCATTATCGTTGCAAATGACGGACGCTTCCATGGCTCACTGGCAACCAAACATATGCATAAACATGAAGTCTATtcaaagtggaaaaaaaaaagaaggttttaAACAAGACAGAAAATCTTAACGTACTTGGTCCAACAACCCTCGATTATGGCTGCAACCTGAGGATTCAGATTCCGCGGGATCTCAAGCCGTTTACACTTGAATCCAACCGCAGCTACAACCTACGGatcatttttctatttgttaTGGTCATATATCATGTTATGGATTGTAGACTATGCAAAATAGATTCTTATCAACGAGATGTTTTAGAGTAAAAAAGTACCTGAGCCGGGTTTAAATTACNNNNNNNNNNNNNNNNNNNNNNNNNNNNNNNNNNNNNNNNNNNNNNNNNNNNNNNNNNNNNNNNNNNNNNNNNNNNNNNNNNNNNNNNNNNNNNNNNNNNNNNNNNNNNNNNNNNNNNNNNNNNNNNNNNNNNNNNNNNNNNNNNNNNNNNNNNNNNNNNNNNNNNNNNNNNNNNNNNNNNNNNNNNNNNNNNNNNNNNNNNNNNNNNNNNNNNNNNNNNNNNNNNNNNNNNNNNNNNNNNNNNNNNNNNNNNNNNNNNNNNNNNNNNNNNNNNNNNNNNNNNNNNNNNNNNNNNNNNNNNNNNNNNNNNNNNNNNNNNNNNNNNNNNNNNNNNNNNNNNNNNNNNNNNNNNNNNNNNNNNNNNNNNNNNNNNNNNNNNNNNNNNNNNNNNNNNNNNNNNNNNNNNNNNNNNNNNNNNNNNNNNNNNNNNNNNNNNNNNNNNNNNNNNNNNNNNNNNNNNNNNNNNNNNNNNNNNNNNNNNNNNNNNNNNNNNNNNNNNNNNNNNNNNNNNNNNNNNNNNNNNNNNNNNNNNNNNNNNNNNNNNNNNNNNNNNNNNNNNNNNNNNNNNNNNNNNNNNNNNNNNNNNNNNNNNNNNNNNNNNNNNNNNNNNNNNNNNNNNNNNNNNNNNNNNNNNNNNNNNNNNNNNNNNNNNNNNNNNN is from Camelina sativa cultivar DH55 chromosome 20, Cs, whole genome shotgun sequence and encodes:
- the LOC104768555 gene encoding phytosulfokines 5-like isoform X1 encodes the protein MEKKLGIMFFLFVVLLILQFSELRTAHQRSLQGDNEEEKGNKNDNWVWAKATQADKASEMAQELSQLMGEEKCEERDEECTKRRMITESHLDYIYTQSHDKP
- the LOC104768555 gene encoding phytosulfokines 5-like isoform X2; this encodes MEKKLGIMFFLFVVLLILQFSELRTAHQRSLQGDNEEKGNKNDNWVWAKATQADKASEMAQELSQLMGEEKCEERDEECTKRRMITESHLDYIYTQSHDKP
- the LOC104772111 gene encoding putative F-box protein At1g47800 translates to MQKNNPVPGDVVFEILLRLPAKSIGRFVCVSKLWERIIRGEDFVRWFSLRSSPKKQPRFLFAVNGRTKTCQEYFHFFSKQTLVEEKKPLPLAEFLSRYDPVNAQYKVLCLFTNVTRFRGHQVITLGGAQNWRTIQCPTPHLPLGPNSVCIDGVLYYTASGSFANMEQQLLVGFDLRSETLEIASILPKRGMGFNKLLNYHGKVALVTRAWGERYTFILWVLKDAKRQDWSKQRLSFSLNSIERKHHSCLKMLGVSEMGEFVYASIQFKELYVYFVDHKSNRVRSVELLGNTKHIIGNFDTSFLHHVETLMFI
- the LOC104768556 gene encoding heat stress transcription factor A-3-like — encoded protein: MSPKKDDFFSKPTPISVPPGSLHYVDTDTICSPPTPPLPMPLDILQGNQVPPFLSKTFDLVDDPTLDPVISWGLTGASFVVWDPLEFARTILPRNFKHNNFSSFVRQLNTYGFRKIDTDKWEFANEAFLRGKKHLLKNIQRRRSSPQSNQTCTSSSCSQSQGSPTEVGGEIEKLRKERRALMEEMVELQQQSRGTARHVDSVNQSLKAAEQRQKQLLSFLAKLFQNPGFLERLNNLKGREKGALGLEKATRKFIKHKQQQPQDSPTAGEMVKCEADDWERLLMYDEETENTLLSDQQGMTSSIGGADPKGKNLMNLSEEEMTEPDYLMTFPSPEGLVKQEETTWSIGFDTTIPAFSNTDVWGNTVDYNDVSEFGSVAETTSGGGGLPDVYWEQFAAGITETGFNWPSGDDDNTPMDDP